The nucleotide window cGGAGCGGGTATTCCTTCCACCAATATCCCCGTCCTTTCACACACGACCTGATACCTCGTCCAGACCCTGCCTCAGCTTATTCTCGCAgccccacctccacccgaACCGCACATGTGAGTATCCCGGCGCGCTTGCAGATTTTTATAAAACGCCTAGGGCTTTCATGGCGCAGGGCGGAGGGACAGAGCGGCCCTCTAGTGAGGTCTtggtgaagggaggggggcatcaTCACGGCatgcctacacacacacgcacaccagcgcTGGTTTATCGGCCGCCCTATGAcacttctttcccctctctttctccttctctccccccctcctgcgcAGTGCCACatcctacacacacacacacacacacacacacacacacacacacgcgtagacgcagcgtcagcggtgTAGACATACCGCGCGTACGTCTCACGtacacgcgtgcacacacacacacacacacttctgGGCTCACAGGAGAAACTGCCCTCCTTGTTTTGTCGATTTAttccgctgctgtgcttcttGCGTCACTTGACTaggccgccccccccccccatcccatacgcctttcttcttcctgtcgtcgctgctgttgctgtcgtgGTTCCGTTTGCGGAATTAACGATGCGCACCGTGACTCGATCGCCGCTCCTCGTGGCAGCCGTCGTGGTGGCGACCACGCTGTGCTTCACCAACGACAAGAGCCTCTTGTCGCTCTCTGGGGTGTGGCTGGCACGCGCGGACGGCCCCATCACGAGGGAGGAGTGCTACATTCTTAACCCGCATCCGACTGTCATATCCTGCAGTGCGTACCTGCCGCCAATCTTAGATTTGTATGGTGTGTTGCCCTACGACACGACTCCGGCCTACATGACTTGCGTGAAGGAGCGGTGTATTTGCACAGGTGCCGCCACGAGCATGAACATCACGACGAGCGGTATCTATTGCAACAGCTCTGGCTGGATGGAGAGTGGCTACACGACGTGCAATGTGCTCAACGACTGCTTCGCAAAATTCTGGAAGTGCATGAATCACGCGCTCTACACGCGCTACGTCAATGAGCGCCAGAGCCTCTcgacggcggaggtggacatCATGGCCGACATAC belongs to Leishmania panamensis strain MHOM/PA/94/PSC-1 chromosome 8 sequence and includes:
- a CDS encoding hypothetical protein (TriTrypDB/GeneDB-style sysID: LpmP.08.0470); translation: MRTVTRSPLLVAAVVVATTLCFTNDKSLLSLSGVWLARADGPITREECYILNPHPTVISCSAYLPPILDLYGVLPYDTTPAYMTCVKERCICTGAATSMNITTSGIYCNSSGWMESGYTTCNVLNDCFAKFWKCMNHALYTRYVNERQSLSTAEVDIMADILSHGSRPSEPFDITDVYRSCRLAMCTAADSRQNCGLVTCLPNYTQCDEYIRPPPQPYMRQRCTQGCRAALLLMALTIAVVSFSMCCCCCCPAPVRITEPLIMVEPEKKLKSSSTYGHQGEQRSVADPFE